Proteins from a genomic interval of Inquilinus sp. Marseille-Q2685:
- a CDS encoding tRNA (guanosine(46)-N(7))-methyltransferase TrmB, whose product MTEPDGGAEKRRHFHGRRHGRKLRAGRAALIETLLPRLTVALPEEGGALDPAALFPRPPRELWVEIGFGAGEHLAWQAAHHRDVGFIGCEPFINGMSTLLAMVERDGLDMVRVWPDDARPLLDRLPDGSVGRLFLLFADPWPKLRHHNRRFIQDDTVADLARLLKDDGELRIATDDAPLLDWSLERVRRNPAFAWTAEGPSDWRERTADWPPTRYEEKALHGRPYYLRFRRRPRG is encoded by the coding sequence ATGACTGAACCGGACGGCGGCGCCGAGAAGCGCCGCCATTTCCACGGCCGGCGCCATGGGCGAAAGCTCCGCGCCGGCCGCGCCGCTTTGATCGAGACCCTGCTGCCGCGGCTGACCGTGGCGCTGCCCGAGGAGGGCGGCGCGCTGGACCCGGCCGCCCTGTTCCCGCGCCCGCCGCGCGAGCTGTGGGTCGAGATCGGCTTCGGCGCCGGCGAGCACCTGGCCTGGCAGGCGGCGCATCACCGCGATGTCGGCTTCATCGGCTGCGAGCCATTCATCAACGGCATGTCGACGCTGCTGGCGATGGTGGAGCGCGACGGCCTCGACATGGTGCGGGTCTGGCCCGACGACGCGCGGCCGCTGCTGGACCGGCTGCCGGACGGCTCGGTCGGCCGCCTGTTCCTGCTGTTCGCCGACCCCTGGCCGAAGCTGCGCCACCACAACCGCCGCTTCATCCAGGACGACACGGTGGCCGATCTGGCCCGGCTGCTGAAGGACGACGGCGAGCTGCGCATCGCCACCGACGACGCGCCGCTGCTGGACTGGTCGCTGGAGCGCGTCCGCCGCAACCCGGCCTTCGCCTGGACCGCGGAAGGCCCCTCCGACTGGCGCGAGCGGACGGCGGACTGGCCGCCGACCCGCTACGAGGAGAAGGCCCTGCACGGCCGGCCCTATTATCTGCGCTTCCGCCGCCGGCCGAGGGGATAG
- a CDS encoding type II toxin-antitoxin system RelE/ParE family toxin, producing the protein MKPLRFLGDSLEELRAFPAEARQDAGYQLDKVQRGQQPDDFKSMPSIGKGVEEIRVWDDSGTFWVIYTARRAEAVYVLHCFQKKKTQATSRRDIELARSRFTDLVRGAR; encoded by the coding sequence ATGAAGCCGCTCCGCTTCCTGGGGGATTCGCTCGAAGAACTGCGTGCGTTCCCGGCCGAAGCCCGCCAGGACGCCGGCTATCAATTGGACAAGGTGCAACGCGGGCAGCAACCCGATGACTTCAAGTCGATGCCGTCGATCGGCAAAGGCGTCGAGGAAATCAGGGTGTGGGACGATTCCGGGACCTTCTGGGTGATCTACACCGCCCGGCGGGCCGAGGCGGTCTATGTGTTGCACTGCTTCCAGAAGAAGAAGACGCAGGCGACCAGCAGGCGCGACATCGAGTTGGCCCGATCCCGCTTCACCGATCTTGTGCGAGGTGCCCGATGA
- the metK gene encoding methionine adenosyltransferase has translation MAKGNYIFTSESVSEGHPDKVCDRISDSIVDLYLGADPEARVAVETLATTNRVVIAGEVRGPASITPDLLESTARQAVRDIGYEQDGFHWRNAQVDVLVHQQSADIAVGVDAAGNKDEGAGDQGIMFGYACRETEALMPAPIQFSHQILKKLADARHSGKAPQFGPDAKAQVSLRYENGKPVAATSVVVSTQHADGLDQAEVREIVRPYVLSVLPEGWMCDEPHFYVNPTGRFVIGGPDGDAGLTGRKIIVDTYGGAAPHGGGAFSGKDPTKVDRSAAYAARYLAKNVVAAELADRCVIQLSYAIGVAHPLSVYIDTQGTGRVDEDKLSDVLQQLVNLSPRGIRTHLGLNRPIYARTSSYGHFGRAPEADGGFSWERTDLVDDLRSAFA, from the coding sequence GTGGCCAAAGGCAACTACATCTTCACCAGCGAATCGGTCTCGGAAGGGCACCCCGACAAGGTCTGCGACCGGATTTCCGATTCCATCGTCGATCTCTATCTCGGCGCCGATCCCGAGGCCCGGGTGGCGGTCGAGACCCTGGCCACCACCAACCGGGTGGTGATCGCCGGCGAGGTCCGCGGCCCGGCCTCGATCACCCCCGACCTGCTGGAGAGCACGGCCCGCCAGGCGGTGCGCGACATCGGCTACGAGCAGGACGGCTTCCATTGGCGCAACGCCCAGGTCGACGTGCTGGTGCACCAGCAGTCGGCCGACATCGCCGTCGGCGTCGACGCCGCCGGCAACAAGGACGAGGGCGCCGGCGACCAGGGCATCATGTTCGGCTACGCCTGCCGCGAGACCGAAGCGCTGATGCCGGCGCCGATCCAGTTCTCGCATCAGATCCTGAAGAAGCTGGCCGACGCCCGCCATTCCGGCAAGGCGCCGCAGTTCGGCCCCGACGCCAAGGCCCAGGTGTCGCTGCGCTACGAGAACGGCAAGCCGGTCGCCGCCACCTCGGTCGTGGTCTCGACCCAGCATGCCGACGGCCTGGACCAGGCCGAGGTGCGCGAGATCGTCCGCCCCTATGTGCTGTCGGTCCTGCCCGAGGGCTGGATGTGCGACGAGCCGCATTTCTACGTCAACCCGACCGGCCGCTTCGTCATCGGCGGCCCGGACGGCGATGCCGGCCTGACCGGCCGCAAGATCATCGTCGACACCTATGGCGGCGCGGCCCCGCATGGCGGCGGCGCCTTCTCCGGCAAGGACCCGACCAAGGTCGACCGCTCGGCCGCCTATGCCGCGCGCTACCTGGCCAAGAACGTGGTCGCCGCCGAGCTGGCCGACCGCTGCGTGATCCAGCTCAGCTACGCCATCGGCGTCGCCCATCCGCTGTCGGTCTATATCGACACCCAGGGCACCGGCCGGGTCGACGAGGACAAGCTGTCCGACGTGCTGCAGCAGCTGGTCAATCTCAGCCCGCGCGGCATCCGCACCCATCTCGGCCTGAACCGGCCGATCTACGCCCGCACCTCCTCCTACGGCCATTTCGGCCGCGCGCCGGAGGCCGATGGCGGCTTCTCCTGGGAGCGGACCGATCTGGTGGACGACCTGCGCTCGGCTTTCGCCTGA
- a CDS encoding helix-turn-helix domain-containing protein — MTESETFASVWDAIADTPGEAANLRTRAELMMKITEIIREKGWTQIEAAAHCGVTQPRINDLLRGRVSRFSLDALVNIATALGRRVHVELDAA, encoded by the coding sequence ATGACTGAATCCGAGACCTTCGCCAGCGTGTGGGACGCCATCGCCGACACGCCTGGGGAAGCGGCCAATCTGCGGACCCGGGCCGAGCTGATGATGAAGATCACCGAGATCATCCGAGAGAAGGGTTGGACGCAGATCGAGGCAGCCGCACATTGCGGCGTCACCCAGCCACGGATCAACGACCTGCTGCGGGGGCGAGTCTCCCGCTTTTCCCTGGATGCCCTGGTGAACATCGCGACGGCCCTCGGTCGGCGCGTCCATGTCGAGTTGGACGCCGCATAG